ATAATTAACATATGTAAATTAGAAAAACTTTTAGATGTGGATAAATTTATAGAAAAGGTTATAAAAAATAGCACAGAAATTAAAGAAATAAATGACTTTTCAAAAATAGAAGAATATCTGTTAAATATTGGAGAACGCTAAAAAAGTTGAAAAAAATACGAATATTTGATAGAATAAATAAGTAAAGCGTTCGAGAGTATATAAAATATAGAGGTGAATTACATGAAAACAGTTGCAATTGTTGGTTCTCAATGGGGAGATGAAGGTAAAGGTAAAGTTATCGATTATCTTGCTACTCAGGCAGATGTAGTAGTAAGAGGACAAGGTGGAAATAATGCAGGACATACATTAGTTGTTGAAGGCAAAAAATATGCATTACACTTAATACCATCTGGAGTTTTAAATCCAAAGACAGTGAACATAATCGGAAATGGAATAGTATTTGACCCTAAAGGATTCTTAGAAGAATTAGAAATGTTTAAAGCGGATAATATAAATACAGAAAACATAAAAATTAGCGATAGAGCTCATGTTATATTCCCATACCATAAAGAGCTAGATGCATTATCAGAAGAAGCTAGAGGCGATTTAAAGATAGGTACGACAAAAAAAGGTATTGGACCTTGTTACATGGATAAAACAGAAAGATCTGGAATTAGAATATGTGATTTAATGGATAAAGATAAATTTGCCATAAAATTAAAGGCTCAGATAGAAGCTAAAAACAAATTAGTTAGAAACATATATGGAAAAGAAGAATTATTTGATTTTGAAGCTATATATAATGAATATGTTGGGTACGCAGAACAAATAAAAAAATATGTAGCAGATACATCAGTTATTGTATATGATGCAGTAAAAGCAGGTAAAAAAGTGTTATTTGAAGGAGCACAAGGTACTTTATTAGACTTAGACTTAGGAACTTATCCATTTGTTACATCTTCTCATCCAATATCTGGAGGTTTTGCTATTGGTGCAGGTATAGGACCAAATATGATAAAGGATGTTGTTGGTATAGTAAAAGCTTATACTACAAGAGTTGGAGAAGGACCATTCGTTACAGAACAAATAAATGAAACTGGTGATAAGATAAGAGAACAAGGCCATGAATTTGGAGTAACTACTGGTAGACCAAGAAGATGTGGTTGGTTTGATGCTGTTATAGTAAAATATGCAGCTAGAGTTAATGGATTAACTAGTATTTCATTTATGTTATTAGATGTGTTAACGGGATTTGACAAAATCAAAGTTTGTACATCTTATAAGATGGGTGATAAAATAATAACAGATTTCCCAGCTTCGTTAGATGATTTAGCAAAATGTGAACCTATATATGAAGAATTAGATGGATGGAATGAAGATATAACTCAAGTAAATAATTTTGATGACCTTCCAGAAAATGCGAAGAAATATATTGCTAAAATAGAAGAGCTGATTGGAGTAAGTGTAGATATGGTTTCTGTTGGGCCTAATAGAGCTCAAACTATAATAAGAAAAAACATATTTGCTTAGTACCTTTAAGTAAGTGATTTAAATTATGAATGATTAAAAAAGAGTATCTCAAGATAATACTTATAATTATTAGAGATGCTCTTTTATATTGAACTAAAACTTTTTATGTATATTTTAAATAAAATTAAGGTAGAATTTATGCCCTTGAATTAGATGTCTTATTCATGGGATTTTGTTGAAAATCAATGATTAAGGATTATTTTAATTATATGCTAAAAAAAATAAAAAAAACTGTTGACTAAAAGTTACACAGCAGTTATAATATAACTTGTGAGTGAAAGAAACGACGAAAAAAGTCGAAAAAATGTGGTCTATTAGCTCAGTCGGTAGAGCACCTGACTTTTAATCAGGGTGTCCCGCGTTCGAGTCGCGGATAGATCACCAAATCATGGCTCGTTGGTCAAGAGGTTAAGACACCGCCCTTTCACGGCGGTAACAGGGGTTCAATTCCCCTACGAGTCACCAATATGGGACTATAGCTCAGCTGGGAGAGCACCTGCCTTACAAGCAGGGGGTCACAGGTTCGAGCCCTGTTAGTCCCACCAGTTTTTATATGAGAAATACTATATATGCTGGTGTGGCTCAACGGTAGAGCAGCTGACTTGTAATCAGCAGGTTGTAGGTTCGATTCCTATCACCAGCTCCACAAAATACATAAATGTAAATTAATATAATTTTCTATGCTACAGGATACTTTCAGGTATCTTTTTTTTAATTGCGCCAAAACCTGATTGCAATTATAATTAAATTCTTAAATGTTATAAAATATTATATCTTTAGAAACAGAGTCTATAAATGTACTATAATAAATTTAAATAATACAATATATTAAGTCATGATATTAATAAATAAAAAATTACAAGCTAGATAAAGGTTTAGTATATTAAAAGGTATATTAGAAATATAATTAGAAAAGCTGAATGGATAATATGATTATGTAGTATAAGTTTTAAACAGAGAAGCAAGTATGCTCTTACCTCTCTATTTAAAAATAAAAAAATGTTTTTTAAGGGCTACTTTATTTGAATCTCTCCCATCTCAAATCGTCTCCAGTGAATTCTAAAATTCTAAACTTATCTAAAATCCTAGATAGAATTCTTTGAGTGTAAGTATTTCCTATTTGAGATGGTGTTAAATTGGTTGATATAATAATTTTTTTACCAGCAACAAGTCTTGTGTTTACAATATTGAAAATCTCTCCACTAGTAAAAGAATTATTAAGTTCAGTACCAAGGTCATCTATTATTAATAAATCACAATCAAACAAGTTTTTATAATTTTCTTCACTTATCTGATTGTTTGGGTCTCTTCTAAATTTATAGTCTTCAAGAATATCTAAAATCCTAAAAGAAGTTTGATAGATTACAACATTGCCTTTGTCTAACAATTCTTTTGCGATACAGTTGCACATGTATGTTTTACCTAGTCCAGTAGAACCATAAAACAGTAGGTTTTCATTATTATCTATCTTAAAGTCATGAACAAAATTTTCGCAGATACTTAGATTATTTAACATATTCTCTCTTGGAGATATTTCTCCATCAGGACTTTTCTTAGGAGAAAATATGTTTAAGTTAAAATTCGAAAAATTTTCCTGACTTAAAATTCTATCTAAATTAGACATTTTATAAGCCTCATTTACAATTTCTTGTTTTAGGCAAGAACATTTTTCACCATTAGGTAAAAACCCTTTGTCCTTACAAGAGTCACATTGAAACTTTATTTCTAAGTAATCAAGAGATATATTATTTTCAACTAAAAGTTCTTCTTTTCTCAATTTTAAAGATTCTATAGTCTCCTTAGACTTATTTACAATTTCATCTTTAGATTTAGGATTTAAAAGAACTGTTTTAGCTAGGTTAAGACCTATTTTAGAAATCTCATTATCTATAGACTTTATCTCAGGAATTCTGTTATAGACCTCATTTTTTCTATGTTCTAAAAGTTGTTCATTTTTATCTCTTTTATTTGCATATTTAGCAAGTATTTTTCTTATTTTATCTTCATTCATTTAATCACCTACTTAAACTTTTCTTTTTGACTTTTTTTAATAATTTCATCGAGTTCATCAGATGTATACTGAGTAAATGTTTCGTTGAAATTATGAAACTTAGTTTTCTTGTAAGTATTGTTGTTTTGAGTAGTATTAATCTGCTTCTTATTAATATTCTCCTTAACTATACGTTCTTCCTCTTTTTGCTTTAAATCATTTAAATTTTTTATATTTTTTCCATGCCAATTTTTAATTATTCCATTTATATAAGATATACTTGGGTTTGGTATATTCTTAGACTTGGAACATGCATTTACTATTAAGTCTATATCCATGTCAAATTTATCAAACCAAGCATCCATAAGTTCTTTTTCTGATTTCGTTGCTTGTCTTGAAAATCCCAGTTCATTGAAAATAGTTTTGTATAAAATATATCGTTCGCTTCTA
This sequence is a window from Clostridioides difficile. Protein-coding genes within it:
- a CDS encoding adenylosuccinate synthase; this encodes MKTVAIVGSQWGDEGKGKVIDYLATQADVVVRGQGGNNAGHTLVVEGKKYALHLIPSGVLNPKTVNIIGNGIVFDPKGFLEELEMFKADNINTENIKISDRAHVIFPYHKELDALSEEARGDLKIGTTKKGIGPCYMDKTERSGIRICDLMDKDKFAIKLKAQIEAKNKLVRNIYGKEELFDFEAIYNEYVGYAEQIKKYVADTSVIVYDAVKAGKKVLFEGAQGTLLDLDLGTYPFVTSSHPISGGFAIGAGIGPNMIKDVVGIVKAYTTRVGEGPFVTEQINETGDKIREQGHEFGVTTGRPRRCGWFDAVIVKYAARVNGLTSISFMLLDVLTGFDKIKVCTSYKMGDKIITDFPASLDDLAKCEPIYEELDGWNEDITQVNNFDDLPENAKKYIAKIEELIGVSVDMVSVGPNRAQTIIRKNIFA
- a CDS encoding ATP-binding protein; this translates as MNEDKIRKILAKYANKRDKNEQLLEHRKNEVYNRIPEIKSIDNEISKIGLNLAKTVLLNPKSKDEIVNKSKETIESLKLRKEELLVENNISLDYLEIKFQCDSCKDKGFLPNGEKCSCLKQEIVNEAYKMSNLDRILSQENFSNFNLNIFSPKKSPDGEISPRENMLNNLSICENFVHDFKIDNNENLLFYGSTGLGKTYMCNCIAKELLDKGNVVIYQTSFRILDILEDYKFRRDPNNQISEENYKNLFDCDLLIIDDLGTELNNSFTSGEIFNIVNTRLVAGKKIIISTNLTPSQIGNTYTQRILSRILDKFRILEFTGDDLRWERFK